The stretch of DNA AGCGAAGAAAACAACCACAATAAGTAGTAAATAAATCGCTATCTTCATCGCTTCTGACTTAACAAGGAGTGACATTCGTGCCGATTGGTTTACTGCTGAACTGCCTGCTCAACACTGGCTTTTAGCTCACTCGGCGTCACATCTACCGACACCGCCGTAATCGACGACCAGTTCACGCCCGCCAGCAAGCCATCGCGCTCCATACCGGGCAGCATTTGCTGCGTGAAAACGTCCCACGCAATTGCCACCGGTTCAAAACCTTTGAAAGACGGCACGTTGGCGATTTCTTCTGCAGCGCGCGCTTTACTCGACCAGAACGGCATCGCGCGTTTGCCTTTGCCGCCGATGGGTGCGGGGAAACCGACGTCGTCTTTGATGCTCCAGATGGTTTGGGTTTGCGCGACTTCGCGGTAAAAATTGGCCACTTCGATTTCAACAGTACTCATTGCTTTGTTCCAAATGAATTAAATGGTTCGCACTGGCTTATTCAAAATATGCAGTGCAAGTAACACGATAAAACTAAATACCAGCATCGTCAGCGCCAGGGCATGCGCTTGGGTGTATTGCAGCGCTTCGACATGATCATAAATTTGCACCGACACCACCCGCGTTTCGTGCGGGATATTCCCACCGATCATCAACACCACACCAAATTCGCCGACGGTGTGCGCAAAGCTCATCACGGCGGCGGTGATGATACCGGGTCTGGCCAGCGGCAACACCACACTAAAAAACGTATCGCGCGGCGAGGCGCGCAAGGTGGCCGCCACTTCGAGCGGTCGCTCGCCGATGGCGGCAAAGGCCTGCTGCAGGGGCTGTACCGCAAATGGCAATGAATAAATCATCGAGGCCAGCACCAGCCCCCAGAAGGTAAATGGCAGCAAGCCTAGCCCCAACGCTTGGGTAAGCTGCCCCAGACTACCCTGTGGCCCCAGCGTAATCAGTAAATAAAAGCCAATCACCGTGGGTGGCAGCACCAGCGGCAAGGTGACCACCGCACCAATCACTTTGGCCCACCAGCCGTGACTACGCGCCAGCCACCACGCCAACGGCGTGGCGAACATCAGCAAGATGACCGTGGTAGTGGCGGCCAGCTTGATGGTTAGATGAATCGCAGCGAAATCGTCAGCACTGAGCATTATTGGTAGCCGTAGCGGCGAATGATGCGCTGGGCCGGCGCGGATTTGAGGTATTGCAAAAAGGCCGTCGCCGCCGCATTGCCCTGCCCCACATTGAGCAACACCGCATCTTGTCGAATCGGCTGATGGTATTGAGCCGGAATCAGCCAACCATTTCCCATCGTAAATTGCCCATCACGCATCACCAGCGAAGCGGCAATCAGGCCATATTGGGCATTGCCAGTGGCAACAAACTGCTGCGCCTGCGCGATATTTTCGCCATACACCAGCTTGTTTTTTAATCGATCGTGCAAGCCTTGCGACTGCAGATATTCCAGCGCCGCGCGGCCATAGGGCGCGACACTCGGGTTGGCGAGCGCCAGCTTATTAAAAGCATTGGTTTTCAACGTATTTTCATCGGGGGTATTGCTCACTGAACTCCACAAAACAAGATGTCCGGTTGCATACGTAAACAGGGTATCTTTTCGAGCCAGACCAGCTGCTACCAATTTTGCTGGCGCCTCATCATCGGCGGACAGAAACACTTCGAACGGCGCGCCATTACTGATTTGTGCAAACAGTTTGCCCGTTGCACCACTCGAAATCTGCAAGCGATGACCGGTTTGCTGCTGAAATTCGCTCGCCAATTGCTGTAGTGGCGCAACAAAATTACTCGCTACCGCTATTTTTACCTCGCCCGCATGGGCCACAGCACTGAACCCCAGCGCTAACAGCAAACCCCGTAACATCTGCAGCCCTCCAGCCAAAACCCTAGTTTACTGCATGCAATCCACTGAGCAACGGAACTTAAGGGGTGGTGGCAACGCAGCATTCAATTTTTGTTGCACCGCTCATCCGAATGCCAGTATGCCAAACAAATATGGGTTCCATTTGGATTGGCCATAAGCTATCACCAAGATTACCAAATAGCTTCGCCGATAGTAAGACACAATGAGCGGGGCACTTTAAAAGACATACGACCAAGGTGACCACTATGCAGCTTTCAATCAAGTCTCGTTTGATATACACCATCGCATTTCTGGCTTTACTGCTGATCGTAATCGGTGGGCTAGGTATTCATAGCCTAGGCACTAGCAATGAATCACTGAAAACCGTGTATGAAGACCGCGTGGTCCCACTGCAGCAGCTTAAATTAATCGCAGACGATTACGCGGTGAGTGTGATTGATGCCGTCAACAAAGCCAACGCCGGGCTAGTAGATGCCGAGCCGACGTTGGTCAAAGTCAATGCCGCCAGCAAGGAAATCGATGCGCAGTGGAAAAAATACATGAGCACCACCCTAACCCCCGAAGAGGCCAAGCTTGCTAAAGAGGCCGAACTACTATTTGGCCATGCCAATGAAGATGTTCGCGCTTTAACTCGCTTTCTAGAGGGTAAACATGGCAATCTGAAGGGCCAGTTGAGTCAGTTTGATGGCCCGCTTTACACCAGCATTGATCCGATTGGCGACAAAATCAACGAGTTGATTAATTTGCAACTGAGTGTAGCAAAAGCTGAATTTATCGCTTCGCAAGCCACCTTCACTCAGGTGCGAAATTTAGCATTCGGTTTGATAGGGCTTGGGCTCGTGCTAGCGGCACTATCGGGCTATTTATTGATTCGCGCGATTTCGCTACCGCTATCGCGTGCGGTTAGCGTCGCCAAAAATATCGCTAATGGCCAGTTGGATAATCAAATTGCCATTCACAGCCAAGATGAAACCGGGCAATTAATGTTAGCCATGCAACAGATGCAAACCTCGATTTGCAGCTTTGTCTCCGCCCAACAAGTGATGGCGCAACAGCACAGCGCAGGCACCATGAGCGCACGACTCGACTCCAGCCAATACCCCGGTACATTTGGTGACATGGCCGAGCAAGTGAATCAATTGGTAGCGGGTCATATTGAAGTCATCGAGCAGACGATTGACGTTATTGCCCAATACTCGCAAGGCAATTTCACCCCGGACATGCCGGAGCTGCCAGGCGAGAAAGCCCAGATTACCCAATCTATTGCTGAGGTAAAACGAGCGTTATTGGCGATTAGCGGCGATATTCAGCGTCTGGCTGAAGCTGGCGCTAACGGTGATTTCAGCCCGCGCTGTGATGCCAGCCAGTACCGCTATATGTTTAAAGCCATGTTGGAAGATTTGAATCAGCTGATTGTGACCTGTGATATCGGTTTTAATGATGTGCTGCGAGTATCCGAAGCTTTGGCGCGTGGAGATCTTAACGAAACCATCAGCAAGGATTACCCCGGTTTGTTTGGGCGCACTAAAACCGGAGTCAATGCAACCGTTGCGGCTTTAACCAAAATCATCGGCGAAGTTGATCAAATGGTCAGCGCGGCTGCATTGCACGGCGATCTGGGTGTGCGGTTAGGGCTCAATGACAAACAGGGTTTTTCACGCAAGCTGGCCGAACAGCTAAACCAGCTATCCAGTGTGACCGAAACGGGGCTACGCGATGTGATGCGCGTGTCCAGCGCATTGGCTGATGGCGATCTCACCCAAACTATTACGCAGCAATATCCCGGTTTATTTGGCGAAACCAGTCAGGCGGTCAATACCACGGTGGCCAACCTGCAGCATTTAGTGGGTGAGATTCAGCAATCGGGCATCACCATCTCCCACGCTTCCAGCGAAATTGCGCAAGGAAACGCCGACTTGTCGCGCCGGACGGAAGCGCAGGCCGCCAATCTGGAAGAAACCGCGGCCAGCACCGAGGAGCTAACCGGCACGGTGCGCCAAAATGCAGAAAACGCCAAGGAAGCCAACGATTTGGCGCAATCCTCCGCCGATATCACCAAGGAAGGCGGCATTATGGTGCGCAAAGTGGTCGATACCATGAGCGCGATTCAGGAAGCCTCGCGCAAAATTGTCGACATTATCAGCGTCATTGATGGCATTGCGTTTCAAACCAATATTCTGGCACTTAATGCCGCAGTAGAAGCCGCCCGAGCAGGCGAACAAGGGCGTGGCTTTGCCGTGGTTGCCTCAGAAGTACGCAATCTGGCGCAACGTTCAGCCGTCGCCGCCAAGGAAATTAAAGTGCTGATTAATGACTCGGTTACACAGGTGGAGCATGGTAGCCAGCAAGTACATCAAGCTGGCGACACCATGAGCAAAGTTGAAAATAGTATTGAACGGGTACGCATATTAATTAGCGAAATTGCCCATGCATCGGTAGAGCAAAGCGCTGGCATTGCTCAGGTCAATCAGGCCGTGACTCAAATGGATGAAGTGACCCAGCAAAATGCCGCGCTGGTAGAGCAAGCTGCTGCAGCCGCCGAATCGTTGCAAGAACAAGCTCGCTCACTCTCGGATGCAGTGAGCGTATTTAAACTGAGTCATGCCGCCCCAACGAGCGTCCAAGCCGTACTCAGCCGTGCCAGTCAACCCGATAACGCTAGTGATATAAAAGCTGCACTCGCACTCGCTTGATTATGAGGGGCTTCACAACTAGGTAAGCCAGATCACTATGAGCGTCAGCCGCACTCACCGAGCCAAGTTAGTACTGTGCATCACCCGACCCTGCCCATTGCGGCAGGGTTTTTTATTAAGTGTGGTCTAGAGCGCAAGTTAACAAACTCGCTACAAGCAACTGATTAATAAGCCATTGTGCTAGCCATCAGCACTTTTTGCGACAAAGTGGTATTAGCCCAAGCTATGACATCAATTACACCCCAGATGTATTGCCCTAAAAGTCAATTAATACGCAGCTATTGCACATATACCCATTTGAAAATACTGGTTTATTAGCAGTGGCGAATAGACTGGTCTGAATTAGGGATATCCGCAAGTATTGCAATATGACAAATGCAATAAGCTGCCCTAGCCCTCGGTCATCGATAAAACATAAACCGGCGCAAACGGTAGGTCTTGGGCGCATAACTCACCAAAATGGATGGAGATCCTGATATGAAATTCACACGCAGCGCAATGCTGGTGGCGGGCGCCCTTGCGTCTTTGTCACTGAGCGCACAAGCCGAAACGGTTGATCGTATCGTCGTCAAACTGAAAGCATCACCCATGATGCGCAGCATGAGTGCCGATGATGTTAGCCAAACCCTGCAAACCGCCGCAGGCAATAAAGCCAAACATGCTTTTACCATGGGTGATGGCCAATCGCATGTATTGCAACTACCCAAAGGCCTATCGGCCAGCGAGCTCAAAGCCTACATCGCCAAATTACAAGCCAGCGGCCAGTTTGAAGCCGTTGAAGCCGATGTCTGGATGATGCCGATGGGGGTAACCCAACCGACCGATAGCCTCTGGAATTCACTGTGGGGCTTGCAAGCTATTAGCCCGAACAGCAGCTATGGCGCCGACTTTATCGGTGCATGGGAATACGTTAATGGCCAAGGCGTTGTGGTCGGGATTGTCGATACTGGCGCAGTACCACACCCAGATTTGGGACAATTGAGCCCATTGAGCGGCAATTATGTATCCGCTGGCTACACTTTTATTAGCGATTGCTATCGCGCAGGGACGTGCGACTGGACGACGGGCTCACGCACGATCCAGCCGATTGCCAGCGGTCTGGACCAAGGGGATTGGTGTACCAGCGCGGATGTGACTAATGGCATTTGCCAGCAAGCCGGCTCTAGCTCATTCCACGGCTCACATGTTGCAGGCACGATTGCCGCATTGGGCTACAACGGCGTTGGCGTGATTGGCGGAGCGTACAATGCGCGTATTTTGCCCGTACGCGCTTTGGGTAAAGGTGGCGGCTCGGCCGTTGATATCGCCGATGCCATTCGCTGGGCCGCAGGCGTACATCCTTCGATTCCAAACCCCAACCCCGCCAAAGTCATCAATATGAGTTTGGGTGGCAGCTCGGCCACTTGCCCAAGCTTCTATCAATCTGCCATTAATGATGCGACCAACGCAGGCGCAATTGTGGTGGTTGCTGGTGGTAATGAAAACCGCGATGCATCACAAGCTACGCCAGCCAACTGCGCAAACGTCATTACCGTAGCTGCAACAGGTAAAGCCGGCGAAAAAGCCAGCTACTCTAATTACGGCAGCAAAATCACTTTGGCGGCACCAGGTGGCAACGGCAGCATCCGCATTACCTCAACCGTGAATCTGAGTGCTGATCGGGTGGACTTATCCGCCAATGGGGCTGGTTACAAAGGCATGAACGGCACATCGATGGCCACACCGCATGTCTCTGCAGCGGTAGCGCTGATGCTCAGCGCAAACCCGAAACTCAAATTCAACGATGTGGTGAGCCTGCTCAAGCAATCTGCGACCGCATTCCCAGCCACCGGTGGCTGCACAACCAGCAATTGCGGTGCAGGTATTCTGAATGCGGCAGGCGCAGTTCGTTTGGCCAAACAATCGGCGGGAGATAATACCGAGCCCGTCATCACCCCAGCACCAACAACACCACCCGTGGTGACACCAGCACCAAGCACACCGCCTGTTGTGACACCAAAACCAACCGTACCACCAGTGGTAACGCCCGCACCCACACCGGTGGCAGGTTGCTATAGCGCTTGGGCTGAAGGCAAAACCTATACCGCAGGTGATATGGTGACCTACGATGGCCGCAATTACCGGGCGATCAGCACCCATGTCGCATACAAAGGTGCAAATTGGAACCCTAAATCAACCGGCACTTTATGGCAGGACATTGGAGCGTGTACGGGAGGCTCAAGCACGCCAGCACCGACCACGGCTCCAATTCAAACGCCCAAGCCAACCGCAGCGCCAATAATTAGCCCAAGTCCAGCGCCAACATTAGTGCCAACCCAAGTACCAACGACGGCGCCGAACCCAAGCTGCCCTGCTTGGTCAGCCACTACGACCTACACCGCAGGCAAGTGTGTTAGCTTCAATGGCCAAACCTATACGGCTAAATGGTGGACACAAGGTGAACAACCTGGTGCCGCGCAATGGGGCCCTTGGGCTAGTCAAGCGACTGCCACACGCAAATAAGCTTTTGTAATATCCCCCCTGCCGCCCTGCTGCGGCAGGGATATTCAGGCTTTTATGGACAACTTTTTTGGGAATCAATCATGCGTCAATCCAGTTTGCGTTTCACTTCGCTGTTTGCATTACTTGGGTGCTGCATTTTAAGTGCCTGTGTGAATGCCACCGCGGGTGGCAAAGTCGCGCCCTCATCCCCGCTGATTGAGCGAGTTGTAATCAGTTTCAAAACAGCGCAAACGCCTGCAGATCAAGCAGTCAGCGAGCTAGCGCAGCGCTATCAGTTGGGCATGGCCTATGAGCGCGATTTAGGCAGTGGCTTTCACACTGCGCGCTTAATGCCACCACAAGCGCTCGTGGCATTGCAAGTAAAATTGGAGCAAATCAGCCACGACCCGATTGTCGCCAGTATTGAAGCCGATTTGCCGATGCAGACCATGCCCAGCCCTTAAACCTAGAATGAAGCACGCCAGCCAAGGAATACATCACCAAGCGGGGAGCCGCGCCAGCAGATCGACCGCCGAAGAAACGCAGCGAGGTTTACATGCCCCGAGTAAAGTTTATGCTTAAATTCGTAACATCTGAGCGATACATTAAACCAAGCGATATTTTGGAGACTGCGAATGCTTGTGCGCTGGCTACTATTGTTAGCCTTGAGTTCACCGCTGTTGGCGGCTGATTTTCACGCCTACACCGAAGAGCTACCACCGCTAAATTATTTAGCAGAGCAACAGCCACAGGGATTTAGCGTAGAACTGCTGCAACTGCTGGCTAAACAAGCTGGTGTTAGTATCAGCATTGAAGTTTTGCCCTGGGCCAGAGCCGTCGAATATGCCGATAAAGACCCACATGGAATTTTATTTACCATCACCCGCACCCCAGAACGCGAAAACCGCTATTTATGGCTGGGGCCAATTAGTGATCGTAAAATTATCCTGCTTCGATTAGCTAACCGAGGCGATATCAAGCTGAGCAATCTGGATGATGCGCGGCAATATGTGATTGGTGCAACGCGGGAATCTGCCAGTGCAAAAAAATTGCAGCAAAGTGGGTTTGTCATTGAAAAATCACTAGATTTGGCTCCGAACGATCAAATCAATCTGCGCAAATTGATGGCTGGCCGCAACGACATGATTGCCATCCTTGATTGGGCTGCGGCCTGGCAAGCAAAATCTATCGGCGCGAATCTGAATCAATTTACCCAAGCGCTGATTTTGGACAATAGCCTTGATTACTACTTTGCGCTCAATCGCAATGCCGACCCCGAGCTAGTCCGCCGCTTGAATCAGGCTTTTAGTACACTGCAAAAAAGCGGCCAGCTCGACAAGTTGCGGCAGCGCTATTTCCATCAAGACCCATGATAAGCATAGCCAGATAGCTTTTAATCAGGTATCACTCGGTTAGTAGCAATCAACAAGGCTGCCACCAAGATACCCACCCCACCTATCCATTGCAAACCCGATAGATGTTCACCCAAAATCAACGCCGCCAGGAGCACACTCACCACAG from Chitinibacter fontanus encodes:
- a CDS encoding DUF2750 domain-containing protein, which gives rise to MSTVEIEVANFYREVAQTQTIWSIKDDVGFPAPIGGKGKRAMPFWSSKARAAEEIANVPSFKGFEPVAIAWDVFTQQMLPGMERDGLLAGVNWSSITAVSVDVTPSELKASVEQAVQQ
- the modB gene encoding molybdate ABC transporter permease subunit, whose amino-acid sequence is MLSADDFAAIHLTIKLAATTTVILLMFATPLAWWLARSHGWWAKVIGAVVTLPLVLPPTVIGFYLLITLGPQGSLGQLTQALGLGLLPFTFWGLVLASMIYSLPFAVQPLQQAFAAIGERPLEVAATLRASPRDTFFSVVLPLARPGIITAAVMSFAHTVGEFGVVLMIGGNIPHETRVVSVQIYDHVEALQYTQAHALALTMLVFSFIVLLALHILNKPVRTI
- the modA gene encoding molybdate ABC transporter substrate-binding protein; protein product: MLRGLLLALGFSAVAHAGEVKIAVASNFVAPLQQLASEFQQQTGHRLQISSGATGKLFAQISNGAPFEVFLSADDEAPAKLVAAGLARKDTLFTYATGHLVLWSSVSNTPDENTLKTNAFNKLALANPSVAPYGRAALEYLQSQGLHDRLKNKLVYGENIAQAQQFVATGNAQYGLIAASLVMRDGQFTMGNGWLIPAQYHQPIRQDAVLLNVGQGNAAATAFLQYLKSAPAQRIIRRYGYQ
- a CDS encoding methyl-accepting chemotaxis protein, whose translation is MQLSIKSRLIYTIAFLALLLIVIGGLGIHSLGTSNESLKTVYEDRVVPLQQLKLIADDYAVSVIDAVNKANAGLVDAEPTLVKVNAASKEIDAQWKKYMSTTLTPEEAKLAKEAELLFGHANEDVRALTRFLEGKHGNLKGQLSQFDGPLYTSIDPIGDKINELINLQLSVAKAEFIASQATFTQVRNLAFGLIGLGLVLAALSGYLLIRAISLPLSRAVSVAKNIANGQLDNQIAIHSQDETGQLMLAMQQMQTSICSFVSAQQVMAQQHSAGTMSARLDSSQYPGTFGDMAEQVNQLVAGHIEVIEQTIDVIAQYSQGNFTPDMPELPGEKAQITQSIAEVKRALLAISGDIQRLAEAGANGDFSPRCDASQYRYMFKAMLEDLNQLIVTCDIGFNDVLRVSEALARGDLNETISKDYPGLFGRTKTGVNATVAALTKIIGEVDQMVSAAALHGDLGVRLGLNDKQGFSRKLAEQLNQLSSVTETGLRDVMRVSSALADGDLTQTITQQYPGLFGETSQAVNTTVANLQHLVGEIQQSGITISHASSEIAQGNADLSRRTEAQAANLEETAASTEELTGTVRQNAENAKEANDLAQSSADITKEGGIMVRKVVDTMSAIQEASRKIVDIISVIDGIAFQTNILALNAAVEAARAGEQGRGFAVVASEVRNLAQRSAVAAKEIKVLINDSVTQVEHGSQQVHQAGDTMSKVENSIERVRILISEIAHASVEQSAGIAQVNQAVTQMDEVTQQNAALVEQAAAAAESLQEQARSLSDAVSVFKLSHAAPTSVQAVLSRASQPDNASDIKAALALA
- a CDS encoding S8 family serine peptidase, whose translation is MKFTRSAMLVAGALASLSLSAQAETVDRIVVKLKASPMMRSMSADDVSQTLQTAAGNKAKHAFTMGDGQSHVLQLPKGLSASELKAYIAKLQASGQFEAVEADVWMMPMGVTQPTDSLWNSLWGLQAISPNSSYGADFIGAWEYVNGQGVVVGIVDTGAVPHPDLGQLSPLSGNYVSAGYTFISDCYRAGTCDWTTGSRTIQPIASGLDQGDWCTSADVTNGICQQAGSSSFHGSHVAGTIAALGYNGVGVIGGAYNARILPVRALGKGGGSAVDIADAIRWAAGVHPSIPNPNPAKVINMSLGGSSATCPSFYQSAINDATNAGAIVVVAGGNENRDASQATPANCANVITVAATGKAGEKASYSNYGSKITLAAPGGNGSIRITSTVNLSADRVDLSANGAGYKGMNGTSMATPHVSAAVALMLSANPKLKFNDVVSLLKQSATAFPATGGCTTSNCGAGILNAAGAVRLAKQSAGDNTEPVITPAPTTPPVVTPAPSTPPVVTPKPTVPPVVTPAPTPVAGCYSAWAEGKTYTAGDMVTYDGRNYRAISTHVAYKGANWNPKSTGTLWQDIGACTGGSSTPAPTTAPIQTPKPTAAPIISPSPAPTLVPTQVPTTAPNPSCPAWSATTTYTAGKCVSFNGQTYTAKWWTQGEQPGAAQWGPWASQATATRK
- a CDS encoding substrate-binding periplasmic protein is translated as MLVRWLLLLALSSPLLAADFHAYTEELPPLNYLAEQQPQGFSVELLQLLAKQAGVSISIEVLPWARAVEYADKDPHGILFTITRTPERENRYLWLGPISDRKIILLRLANRGDIKLSNLDDARQYVIGATRESASAKKLQQSGFVIEKSLDLAPNDQINLRKLMAGRNDMIAILDWAAAWQAKSIGANLNQFTQALILDNSLDYYFALNRNADPELVRRLNQAFSTLQKSGQLDKLRQRYFHQDP